From the genome of Acidobacteriota bacterium:
AAACCGCTTTAAAGCTAGGGTTTAGACTTCCATGTTCGAATCGCATGCATGGGCCGGATCCTGATATGAGGATGTCATGAAACATGGACCGGTAGTCCGAATCATTATCGTAAACTGGAACACGGGTGATCAACTCCGTGAATGCATGAAGTCGATCGGACGCTGTGTCGAGAGGGGATATGACCTGGAAACGGTCGTAATTGTCGACAACCATTCCAGTGATGATTCCTGCGCCGGCATTCTGCGAGAGGGTGCCAAGGCCATAACGATTCCTAATCGCTGTAACCGCGGCTTTGCGGCGGCCTGCAATCAGGGGGCGCAGGGAAGCGAGGCGGATTATCTCCTGTTTCTCAATCCCGATATGCTGCTGAACTCGGATTCACTTTCGGTGCCGGTTCAGTATCTATCTGCTCCGGAGAACGGCGACGTGGGGATCTGCGGCATTCAGCTGGTCGATCAGGACGGTGCGATTCAGCGGTCCTGTTCGCGCTTCCCGACACCGCGGATGTTTCTGGCCGGCGGCGTCGGGTTGGACCGACTTGCGGGATTCCGGCACCTGCAGCCCTTCATGGTCGAATGGGACCATGCGCGCTCGGCTGAGGTGGATCACGTCATCGGCGCCTTCTTCATGGTCCGGAGGTCGCTGTTCGAGGCTCTGGGCGGCTTCGATGAACGGTTTTTCGTCTACTACGAGGAGGTGGATTTCGCGCTGCGTGCGCGCAAGGCCGGATGGAGATGTTTTTACCTGGCCGAGGCCTGCGCCTGCCATCACGGTCAGGGCAGCAGCGAGAGCGTCAGGGGGGACCGTCTCTTCTACATATTGCGCAGCCGGGTCCTCTTCGCCTTCAAGCATTTCGGAAGGTGTCGCGCCCTGGGTGTTGTCCTGGGCGCCCTGTTCCCGGAATTTGTCGCGCGGCTGCTGGGGTCGGGCCTGGAACGGTCGTGGCAGGGCGTCGGGGAAACCCTGGAGGGCTATGCCAAGCTATGGAAATATCTGCTTTCCCATGCGGGGTCCGATTTGAAATGCGGATTTTCGAGATAGGTGTCGGGGAATGAAGGCATTGTTTCTGTCCCGTTACGATTCCGACGGCGCCAGTTCCCGATACCGTCTGCTGCAATACCTGCCCGCGCTCCGGGCGCAGGGGATCGAGTGCGATCACCAACCGTTCTTCCCAG
Proteins encoded in this window:
- a CDS encoding glycosyltransferase family 2 protein yields the protein MIIVNWNTGDQLRECMKSIGRCVERGYDLETVVIVDNHSSDDSCAGILREGAKAITIPNRCNRGFAAACNQGAQGSEADYLLFLNPDMLLNSDSLSVPVQYLSAPENGDVGICGIQLVDQDGAIQRSCSRFPTPRMFLAGGVGLDRLAGFRHLQPFMVEWDHARSAEVDHVIGAFFMVRRSLFEALGGFDERFFVYYEEVDFALRARKAGWRCFYLAEACACHHGQGSSESVRGDRLFYILRSRVLFAFKHFGRCRALGVVLGALFPEFVARLLGSGLERSWQGVGETLEGYAKLWKYLLSHAGSDLKCGFSR